The Meles meles unplaced genomic scaffold, mMelMel3.1 paternal haplotype, whole genome shotgun sequence region AATTTTAACTTCAGATACacaattaataatatttttagtgtaagtatgccCTCTGTGCCTCATGTTTTTAGAAGCTGGTCTCTGGCCAAAGGCCTGGTCCGGAGCAAAGCTGTCTGCCAGGCTGTCTCTGGCCACAGCAGCCCCCCTAGCATCCCAAGGAAAGTCTCCTGTCCCCCTTTTACCTTGCCAAATTGGGCCTTGAAGGACTTGGCAATTTGCTGCCGCTGAGTGTTGCTTCTCTTCGTGAGCACATCGATGATGGCCTGCTCGTTGGTCCCTGCAGGGGTGCACAGAGTGAGCATCCCTATGGCCCCCAAGGgggctgaggaggagggagagcagctGCTGGGTGGCCAAGCAGTGGGCACACACCGAGTGGATAGCTCCCAGACCTGACGATGTTCACGGTGTAGATAGAACACTGAAGCAGAAATCTATTCGTCCCCTTCCTCCGCCGCCTCCCACCCACAAGGGGTTGGGGCGCTCCCAGAGGCCAGTCTCAGAGTGGTAGTGCTGAGGTCCCTCTGATCATCTGATCTGCCCTGGACACTCCCGGGGCCTTTGGTGCTCAGATAGGAGGATCTTCTACCCTGTCCTCTCTCGGGCTGGTGGTGGCAGGGGCAAGTCAGGACTGAGGGTCCAGCAAATTGGGTCTGAGTCCTGGCCTAGCTGTCTCATTGCCCAGAGCATCTGCTCTCTCCTTCGGGAAGTGGGGGTAACAGCAGAGATCTCATAGGAAACAGAGGTCATGAACATGCCGTCACGGTTCATCTAGGAAGGACGGCAACCCCTTGCTTGCTTCAGGAATGTGCATCCTGGAGACGGAAAGAGGCTGCCTGTGCCCAGCCCGAGCTGAGTGGAAGTCCAGCTCAGTCCCACAGGTCCAGGGTTCCCAAGGCCATTCTGTGAGTGCAAAAGCTCTGACGAGACGATGgtgattccctccctccctcatgacTCAGGGAAGCAGAACCACTCTCCCTCTTTTCCAGCTGATGGGGGCAGGGTGTAGACCAGTGCTGGGATGGGGGCACTGTGTGCTTCTCTGGGCTGGGAGACCGTCTTGGGAGCATAGTGTCCCCTGGCCACCCCCCTCCAGAGCTGTGGGGCTCACGGTCTTGAGCAGAGTGGCCAGACCCCAGAGAGGCCCGTGGGCAAGTCTGCGGATGTCCACTTACCGATCCCCTTCATGGCTTTGTAGAGGGTCTCTGCGTCGGGGTCCGGGTTAAAGTGGGGGCTGCCCTTCACAGTAATCCCCTCCTGTTCCACCTGCAAAAGAGCCCAGGCTTGTTCCAAGTGGGAAggctggcaggggtgggtggggggaagatcACCAGCCCAACACGGCGGAGGCTTgggcccctcctgccccagcctggcATGGGTTTCCGTGATGGTCTGTCTTGGATGAAGGGAGGCCTGAGGGGTCCTTCCTGGCCCAGGACTGTAGCTCCTGGATATGACAGTTACCTGCAGATATGTGTTGAGGAAGGGGTGCCTCAGTCCACTTGGCATCGAGTTGCCCTATGGCTCTTCCACTTTGGGGCTGCGGAAGcctggggggtgtgtgtggaggCCCCGTGTGGCCCTTAGCTGCCTTGGCTAAGGGGAGGGCTGTCCTGTCAGCTCCGGCCTTAAGAAGGAGGGACCCCCTGAGGAGAAGTGAGGCAGGACCGAGGTGGTCTGCATCCAGGGCCACCGTGAGTGGGGGGAATCTCAACCTTCAGCACCAGGGCCAGCCCTGTGGAGCTGGTGTACACTGACCCTAGAAGTGGCTGGTGCTGTTTCTGTGTGCAGACCCGCCACCCAGCCTTCAGTGTCAGGAGGAAGGAAGCACTGGGAGGAAGTCCTAGGAGAGGGGGCTGGACCCAGAGAAGGTCAGCAGTGGTTTTACTGGGGTGACAAGGCACAACAATGACCACGAGTGTGCTCCTGGCCACCTGGCTGTCTTCAGAAGGGTCCCACAGTTtcccctgcctcagcctccttgccAGACCTGTCCCTGGATCTTTTGTAATAAGATTCCCGTGGCTGAGGGAAGGTTCACCGGGTGTAACAGGAGCTTGGGAGAAGGGGTGGGGACACCGCAGGGTGTGCGTACAGTGGGTATGAAGGAACACAAAGGGCAGGATGTCCTATGGGAGGTAGCTTTTGGGGGTTAGGCAGGCTGCATCTAatctcctggggtggggtgggggggggtctgtgACTCAGGTCAGGCCCTCAGAGGCGTCAGCTTGGTAGGGAAGCTACCATTAAGTGAGAGTAATGTGAGAGACCATAGCCTGTCTGGCCTGGCTGTGAGGGGTTGCTGCTTCCCCTCTGGGCTCTCTGGCTGCCATGTCACCTCCACAGAATGGCTCTTTGATTAATAGGCTGACACCAGCCAGAACCGCAGCTTGTGGGAAGAAGCCACAGAATCTTTCCTGCCCCCGCTCCCGCCCTGGGGTGTGGGCTGTGGATCAGGCCAGGCCTCTCCCCGCTGGCGTCATCCTAGGGCAAGCAGCAGGCCCTGCCCACCCGCACCCCAGAGCTCCCTCCAGCACCATCGACAGGCACTGCTGTCGGTGGGAAAGGGCCACCTACCCCCAAACCACAGGGCAATGGGCGAGTAAGGACAGGCTTTGTGGAGCTGAATGTGCTGCTTTGAGAGTGTGCAGACAAGGTTGGGAAGAGAGGTGTGGTATGAGGTCAAGCTGCCTTCTTTCTGAGAAGTGGGTgttcacaagcaggtagagaccCAACAGCCCAGAGCCTTTGCAAGTGTGCAGGCTCATGGAGGACAGAAGGTTAGGTTTAGAAAGAACGGCATGATGCTCTGGAAATTGTGAAGTAAACACAATAACCAAAGTTCGTGGGCCTTTGATCTGAGCCAGATCTCTAATCCCAGGGCTTGCCTGAGGGCTCCTTAGCCTTGTGCCCTGTAGAATTTATCAGATGAAAATAAGTGATCTTTCTTAAGTATGTGCTTTTAGGAAGATGGTAGAGGAGTGGGGGGAGATTGGAGATGGGCACTGAATTTGAAGAAGACTCAGAGATTCCTCAGTGGAAAGGAGTTTAGTCCCATCGTGTTTGGTCTCCCATGAAACTATTCACTTCCTCCTTCTGTCTGCCCCTCATCCACTCATCTACCTTCCCACCTTCCCACCCACCaacccactcattcattcatctactcaTCCACTCTCTACACAGAGACTCAATGGccacatccatccatctatccaaccatttattcattcatttaatcaccatgtccatccttctatccatccTTACATCCATCTAATCACCCATCCAGCCATTCATTTAATCattgtatccatccatccatccaaccatccatccttcAAGCTCTAATTAGATCCTGAAAATACCTGGCAGATTGCCATCTGTGGGGCTATCTATAGGGATATCGCTTTTGAGTAAAAGGTGAAAGGTCTTTCTATTCCCTTTGCTTGAATTTCAAATGTCTGCTAACACATTTTCCTATCTCATTTTTTTAGCACCGTATTTCTCAGCAAGAAGTGTTAGAAATAATCCCTTGTGCAAATTCCACCCAGAAGAGCCTATATGGTCCCAGAGGTGGCCTGGttgtgtgcatgcatacacagTATCCCTTGTTTGTGGAATCTGAGCTGCGGTGACCACCCTTAGCCACTGAGTGGCTGCTTTGTGCCAGGCCTCTGTGTTCGATGCCTCCAGGGCCAGAAGTACTGTGCTCATACTCCTGGACTTCTCTAACCATGAATGCCTCGTTTTACAGACAAGGGGGCTGGGCTCAGAGTGTTTGTCAAGCTGATGTGGCTAGCAAGACCCACAGCCTGACTCAGAAGCTGAGCTCTGTCTACTTCCCCCTACTCTACAGATGACTCAACTTTTTCGGGGCAGGGAATTTTCCCGGAACTCTTTACTGAAGGAAGCCTTGTCCACAGGAATGCAAGTGGTCCGGGAGGGAGTGCGAGGTCTGGGGACCACCCGCGAGGGGCTGTCTCCCTGACCCCAGGCCAATGCGTGGTGCTGGGAAGCAGGGACTGGCCAGACCATGGGGACTGATTCCCTGGGAGCAGTCCCTTTAGCGGGTCCGAGGTCGGCTCTGGGGGGAACTGTTGTCAACCCACTTCCTGGGGGGTTGTGATTTTTGAGGCATTGAGgagcctcagtctctttttcttctctgtgattTTAGGGGATAAAAAGTACAATCATCTGGAATCAGACCCCTGAACATCAGCAGAGTGGGGCAGGGCACCAGATCTTCCTATCTGAAAGGCCCCGCTGTTAGAGAACCTGCCGGGGCCCCGTGCCCAGACTGGGCTTGTCCAGACAGGAATATTTTCACTGAGAAGGTGACTCAGTCCTGCCCATGACTCTGAGAGCTCGGTTCTGAGGAGCGCCCCACCTTTGCCTTCCCCCGTCACGAGGCTGCCCTGGGGAACCTGTGAGACAGAACTTCATTTCTCTAAGAGAGGCACAGACAGGTCCCTTTAGCTGATTTTTCATACCCtcaccccccaacaccccccagTCCTGGTCCTGGTCCAGCTGGGGGCCCAGAGGATATCTGGTCCTTAGCCAGTCACAGGCGGGCTCTGCCTGTGGTCTTACTGCCCCAAGCCAGCTCTCCTGTAGGCTGTGGGCTGCCAAGGCCCCCAGTCTGGGCTCTGGAATTGGGCTGCTCTGATTCTAACCCAGACTCTACTACTTGCTCGTGAGGCAACCCTGAGCATCCGCTGAGGCTCCTTGTGCTTCCGTTCTTCATCTGTGGATAAAGATACTGTCGTCCGTTTTGTAGAGGTGTTACAAGGCTCAAGCGAGACGCCGAAGTGAGATGCTTAGAGGAATGTCTGGCGCACCATAGGTGCTTGGTGAGGGTCACCATTAACCTGCCAGGTGGGCCAGGTCCCTGCAAGGAGGCTTCTGCCTGCCTGGCTGGGTGGGGCCCCTGCCCCCCTGGGAGCAAGGCCCAGAATCAGGCCATCTAGGGCAGCAGCTGACCATGGAAGAGAGCCCACTGGGCTCTCCTTGCCATGCCTGCTTTCTCAAAAGAAACTTCCCACTGGCCAGGTGGAAACAGGAGGCCACTCTAGGCCCTTGACCTGTCCTGGCTGCTGTGCTGGGGCCCAGACAACGGccccctgtccctgtccctagCTGCCTCTCTGTCCTGACTGTCCAGGCCTGGCATATCTGAATCCATCAGCCCCTGGGTTGTGCCGTTTGTGAAAAAGAGATTTCCTGGAGCAGGATAAGGCTGGCTCACAgagtgcctgggggagggggtggagagactTCTGACTGCTAGCTGTGGGACCCAGAGGTCACTAGGTGTCTCTGAgactcagtgtcctcatctgtgaaaaggGAAGAGCAGCCCTGATGTCCTGGGCTGCCTGGGCGGGGGGTGAAATGAAGGAGTCGTGCCTGACCAGAAGATGTCATTGGCTTGTCATCTTTGTGTCTTCAGCTCATGAGGACGAGACGGCCTCGACTCAAAGCTAGAAGAAACACTCCCAAGAATCTGGTAGTTCAGCTGCGAGGTGGGAGACTTGGGGACAGGCTATGATGTCTTTCCCACCTCAGTCCTCCAGCACTCTATAAAGCATAGGTTTCAGACACTCAAAGCCCCTGTAGGCCAGGTCCTCttgccctccctcctctctcctcaatCTTGTTGAATAAACACCATGGGTTCCTAGAAGACTGCCTGCCCTCCCATGCCCTAAGGTGTGGGCATCGATGAGATCTCCACCATCAGCTGATTTGACTGTGTTGCTCACCAACTCAAGTGCCTTTAATGGCTCCCCACTGCTCTTAAGGTAAAGCCCAAGCCCCTTAGCCTGCCGTGTGAGGCTTTGTAGGAGCtgtcctgcctgcttctctaggTCTGTCTCCCCTGattcctctgcccccccaccccacagaggGCCCTCAGGCCATGACGAGCTACATCTCTCCAAAGCCAAGCTTCCCTCCCCCCAATGCCCCCGGGCCTTTGCACATACTATTCCCTTTGCAAGGAGCAATCTGCCTGATTCTCCTCaaacacatgtgtgtgcacacataccacacacatgcacatctcACTCAAACATGACACCTCCTAGCTTTAAGCAGCCTAATACTTCCCACCGCAGCTCTTCCTCTGGGGTCCCCATCCCCTCAGCTTTCTTAGGTGCATCTCAAGGTTCCtttatctgggggtgcctgggtggctcagctggttaagtgtcttcctttggctcaggtcatggtcttctGGTCCtcgggttgagccctgcattgggctcccagctcactggggagtcGGGTTCTTTCTCCcccttgcctctccccctgcttgtgctggttcattctctctttcagatgaataaataaaaaaaaaatcttttaagaagaaAAGCTTCCTTTATCTGTCTCACTAGCTGTGAGCGCCTCTGGGGCTAGGACggtttcttctctttcccccctCAGTGGGCAGCCTGGTGCTTGGCCAGCAGATAGCATGCCTCTCTCCACCAGCACCCTGCAggaaccccaccccccaccgcggCTTGCTCCCCACTTACCCAGGCTTTCCACCAGGCCATCCTGTTCTCTCGATTGCCTTTCCCAGGGAAATGAAGATCTGCAGGTCGACCTTCTCTCTACTCGGGAGATCCCACAAGACTGGCTCCCACACAAGAAGCCAGGTCCTTGGGGCTGGGTGTTGGGTGTGGTGGCGAAAGTGGGGCCCCaagccccaccccttcccctctgggcTCCGCCTGGCTCTGGGTccctcctggggctccctggCCGCACCCAGCCACCGCCCGGAGCCCGCCTGTGGAATGCTGCCACTCACTGCCAGATGTCTGGGCTGAGACTGTAATGTCGACTGGAAATTCTGAGTCCCAGCCTTTGACCGCCCTACGTAGTAAACACAGCTGTAGTTTCAGACTGTCTTTGCCGGACCTGAGCTgtagaaaagagggaaggatACTATGCCTCCCTTTCTTTAGTTGCACAGTTTCTACACCACTAACAGCATAGTGGGGAGCTCGGCAGGGGACGTAATTACGAGCAGCCTCCATTTTTTGGGGGTGTCTCTGAAGTCTGGAGGCTTCTTTAATCCCTTCTTTAATCCCTGTGACCCATCTGTCCCCTTTGCCTCAGCTGTGAGCGGCAAGCATGAGTTCCGTGTCCTgcaggaagaaacaggctccagCGCTCAGATCATCTGCATGAGTCCCACTGCTCGGGAGAAGCAGAGTGGTCACCCACCCTCTGGGCCCCGCTCTGTGCCTGCCCTGGGCGGGGTCCCGCAGGACGCCACAGCTGCCAGCCAAGGGAGGCAGCCAGGGCCCTATGGAAGAGGTTgattttttcctctctggaagaaaaaaaaaatttttttttaactctccctGAGTCCCCTGACTAGAATGTTCCACAGGAGACTTTCTCCATCCAACTCTTAACCTGCCCTTTAGGGGAAACATCAGTGCCTCAGGGACCACCCCGAGGCGCCTCTGTTGGGGGAGGCTAGGGCTTCGAGGACGCCCTGCCCTCTGAGTGGACGCTAGCTCCATGCTGGTGTGATTGTTTTATATTCAGGGAAACCTTTCAGAGTAACAGATACGGGTTGTCTCTTGATGCAAAGTTGTCTGGTTTCCTGACCCCGAGTCTAGTACTCTTTGCTCTACACACACGGTGTCTCCAGGCTGTTCTTTCTGGAAGTGAGGACTGGGGTGGGTGGGACAGAGCTGGGCCGGTCTGCAGAGGGGGGCAGGCACCACCCAGAGCCACCGGAGGACTAGGGATAACTACTAGAGAGAACTGTGAGATGTCATCTGAAGAGGAAGCGTTCAGTCTGCCTCTGGTCACACGGACTGAGAAAGGTCTACCCCCGCCTTTGGGGGCCCAGATTTCCCATTCTTCTTAGGAGTCCTTGGGTCAGAAGCGAGGTGCCCTCACTGGTGGGCCTTCTCGGGACTTCAGCTGCCCACACCCATGTGCCTGTTAGGGGGTGTCCACACCATGGCCTGGGCGTGTCTGGGTAGTAGGTACCCTCTGGGAAGCTGTGGTCAAAGTCTAGTTATGAGGCTGACCTTAGATAGGGCCAGCGTGGTGGGCCCTGAGCAGAGCCCGGAGAGCCATGCCGGGCCCTGAGACCAGGATGGGCCACAGAGATTGGTGCAGATGTGACCTGGCTCTCTGAGGGTCTGCGGTGCACAGTGACCCAGACAGGTCACTGGATGAGACCAGGCCCCAACggcacttgtgctctctcctcagGCTCTGTTCGGACTGCTCTAACAGCCAGGACCTCACCTTCCTTCCCCAGCCCGTCTCCTGCTTCCCTTTGGGATATCCTGCACCCTTTTCCAACTTTTTTAGTCTCATGATTACCACCCTAACTGACCCCCAGGACTCCTTCCTGGaccctctgttcttccccttcCTCATCAGTGGTTCTGAGCCTTGGCTGTCCTTTGGAATCAAGGTTATGATTCCAAAGATTTGATTCCAAGGACTTGGAATCAAGGATTTGGGGAACTCCCACCCCAGAGAGGAAagtccagaggccccatctgctCCTGCAGGTTCTTTGGGCTCAGCAGCCCCACCCATGGATCACCCACTGGGTCATACCCCAGAGGCATGGGCCTCTGTCCTCATGCCAACTCTGGAGCCTCTCACCTGCCCACTTGTACCCACATTCTGCCCTTGTGCCCGCTTCCCCCTCCTGAATGGCCTTACCTCACTCCTGGGTAGATTGGGCAGCTCCCTGAGCCCTGCTGAGTGAGCCCCGGCCCTGGGGGTCAGAGAATGGACAGCGGGCCCCTCCCTTGGGTGCCTGTCTGAGTTCTCTGGGAGGGCTCCCCCTGGAGGAAATCACCATAGCCTGTTCTTCCCACAGCCCCGGCAGACAGTGTGAAGACCACACCCAGGCACAAGGCTGGCCCAGTGCACTGCGGGTGCTCTTAGCTAGGCTGAGGGGACTTCTCTTGAGTAAtgttatgatcttggggtgccAAGATCCTCTGCCCCATATTTCACTCATGGACCCAGGGTGACAGGAGCTGCCGTGCTCCCACTCAGCTGAGCGTGGGCATGGGAGGGTACTGTGTAGACATGGGTGGTATGGGAGCAACAGACTCGGAATGAAGGcaacacaagcagagggtggaTTTCTCTGGAAGGGCGTGTGGGGCTGGGGAAGGTGTTTTTAAGGAAGAAGGGGGATTGAGCGTGTTTAATGCTCTTGGAGTGCAGAGAAGGATGAAGATGCAGAAGAGGGAACAGAACAGGGACACCAGTTCCGTAAGAGGCAGGTGGGGAATGGGAGCCAGGGTATGAGCAGAGACTCTGGCATTAGTCAGGAACGAaaaccccaaccccaaccccaacccactgtTGTGAAATTTGAGGGAAATGGGCAGGAAATGGGGCATGTCAGGAAAGAGGGGGCTTTCTTTCCACATGCTGTGGAGGCGGTTTTTGTCTGGACACGGTTACAGGTGCTGAGTGTAGGGTGAAGTAGTGAGGTCAGAGGCAGGTGGTTTGAAATGGTCATTGTGGTGAAAATTAACTTACGGCAGGTATCTGTCTTGAGTATTGATCCCAGACTTGGAGTCACCCTGACTGGTCAGGCATGAGTGAAGACCCCCTTGGTCCAGGAACATGGGGCTTGTTTTAAGCAGCTGTGTACAGACCTAGAAACACATTCTGTCCAAACCAGAGTGCTAGTTCTCCATCTTTGATCAGCCCCACCAgtccttccagaaccttctagAGAGTCTGCTGACTCTCTCTCTTAGCAGAGCACTCAGTGGGTTTCTTGCCTGGTGTTTGCTCTCTGGCCTGGTGAGTCAGCAAACGTGGCTTTGTTCCTTTGTGTGTTTGAGCTCTAGAGCCTTTGTTTTATCCTTTAACCACAGGGGATGAAAGAATGGGCTGCCATGGCTGTAGCTCCTCATTCTTTCCTCGTTTATTAATTTTCCCCTTCTGGTTTCCATCTCAGTCAACAGGGACAGCATCTGCAGATCTGTCTCTCGATTGAGTCCATTTTTTCTCTTCAATTATGTCGAATCatattaaatttctaatttaatgcCATTTAAAAACTTTGATCTTCTTTAAACTCTGCCATTTTCATAATTAGTTGTTCTTGTcttctagtttttatttctttattttgtttgaacatttcacacactctttttttatttcccttttaggTTGCTCTATTATCTCTACATTCTGGGCCCTGAGTCTTCGTTtctttgatctgctggctctccTTGGCTAGATACCTGGGATTTTTCTTCCCCCTTGAGCTCATCTTCAGCAGGAAATGTTTTCCATGAGAGGCTCCCGCTCCCAGTAGCCCAGATAGGGGAGGCACCACAGCGGGACAGGGCCATGTTTGGTTTTGCTGGAACCTGGGAGATTCTGTTAGGTCCAGATAGACTCCAATGCTATCTTCTCAGCTCAGGTTTCCCATAGCACGCACACCACGCTGCTGACTTGGGACCCTCATTTCCCACAGGAGCTTGGGACGTGTGGCCCTCCTCTGTTAATGAGTAATGTTGTGACCTTCTGCCAAGACGGtttgtgtcctgttttatggGGAGCATTGCTCTCTACAGCTCTGACATAAAACGGAGTAGACCCAGCTCTCCGTGTGCTTGGGCACTGAGACTTCAcctctcagctcctctggccaGGACAtaagtctttttatttatctgtttatttatttttaagactttatgtatttatttgacagagagacagagagtacaaggaggcagagaagcaggcagaaagggagggagagggagaggaagaagcagaccatctgctgagcagggagcccgatgcggggcttgaccccaggaccctgggatcacgacctgagctgaaggcagccgcttaaccggatgagccacccaggtgcccctgacgtAAGTCTTGTGTTCAAGACTTGACATAAGTCAAGTGTTCAAAGTCTAAGAGCCATTCACTGTTGTGAATTCATTTAAGTTCaggtttctccttcttcctcctcctcttcttcttatATCTCTGGCAATTAGAACatggttttccttattttttaactggaattTGTGTTAAAAGTTGTTCTCAGCACTGAGGCTTCAGGGGAGATGGGTGGACACTAGATTCTGAGGGCACGAGCCTGGCAGCGGTATGGAGTTCCCTCCAGAGAGTGTTCCGCAGCCCAGGACAGGCACAGGAGAGGCAAACAGTTGGTTTCATCCGCTTGACTCAGATTTTACCCTGGGTgtgtgacacaaagaaatgacgCCAGGGAAGAGCAGCATATTGGAACGAGGTTGACCTGGGTGCTGGGCCCTGGGGTTTGTGCTGGAAAGAAAGTGGGAATGACTGTGGGTGGGAGGTCCTGATGGGGTTAAAAAACAATGGGGTGGGAACAATAAGTCAATAAACTAGATATGTACACAGTGTTGGCAGGAGGGAGATGTCTCAATTGTGCGGATGGTGGCTTACAAGCCTCAGGATGTGGTCAGGGGTAGGCAGGTGGCTTGTAGGGCAAACAGGTGGAGGCCAAGAGGTCAAGGATAAGAGGTCATGGCGTTGGGTGGGACATCC contains the following coding sequences:
- the LOC123936392 gene encoding annexin A8-like protein 1, which translates into the protein MAWWKAWVEQEGITVKGSPHFNPDPDAETLYKAMKGIGTNEQAIIDVLTKRSNTQRQQIAKSFKAQFGKDLTETLQSELSGKFERLIVALMYPPYRFEAKELHDAMKGLGTKEGVIIEILASRTKNQLREIMKAYEE